In Pseudomonas sp. LRP2-20, the genomic window ATCCGGGGCCCGTGCTTCGACCCGCAGGCCAGGGGCCAGGCGGTCGATGCCCTGGCTGTGCAACGAGTTGACCTCGAACTGCGCAGCCAGGCCCAGGCGCTCGAACAACCCGCCAGGCGCAACGCTGACGGGATGACGAGGGCCGTATTGCACCTCCAGGGGTGCATCCTCCGGTTCGCGGTGGTCCTGGTAGCCGGGCAGTTCCTGCACGCGCTGGTGCAGGCTGCCGCCCAGGGCCACGTTCAGTTCCTGGAAGCCACGACAGATGCAGAACACCGGCACGCCGGCGGCAATCGCCGCCTGCAGCAACGGCAGGGTCAGCCGGTCACGGGCAAGGTCATGCCGGGTCCCTTCGGCGCTGGCGGCGCCATTGTAATGATGCGGCTCGATATTTGAAGGCGAGCCAGTAAAAACAATACCGTCGAGCCGGGCCAGCAGCGCCTGGGTGTCGCTGCCGCCGTCGCGGGCCGGCAGAATCAGTGGCAACCCGGCAAAGCCTGCGGCCTCCACATACTTGTCGCCCACCGTGTGCGACGAGTTCTTCCCCACCTGCTGGCGGCAGGCGCTGATACCGATCAAGGGGACCGCAATTGCGCTCATGGGCTTACACCGTGTGCAGGTACCAGTTGTACTCGAGGTCGGAAATCGAAACTTCGAACTCGGCCAGCTCACTTTCCTTGCAGGCCACGAAGATATCGATGTAGTCCGGGCTGATGTATTGGTTGAGGACTTCGCTGTCATCCAGCGCACGCAGGGCGTCGCGCAGGTTGTTCGGCAGGCTCTGCTCCAGCTGCTCGTAGGAGTTGCCTTCGATCGGTGCACCCGGCTCGATCTTGCTGGTCAGGCCGTGGTGGATACCGGCCAGGATCGCCGCCAGCATCAGGTACGGGTTGGCATCGGCGCCGGCCACGCGGTGCTCGATGCGCACGTTGTCGCTGCTGTCGGTCGGTACGCGCACGGCAACGGTGCGGTTGTCCAAGCCCCAGCTCGGCGCGTTCGGCACGTAGAACTGCGCACCGAAACGGCGGTAGGAGTTGATGTTCGGGCACAGGAAGGCCATCGACGCCGGCATGGTCTCCAGCACGCCGCCGATGGCGTGGCGCAGGGCGTCGCTCTGCAGCGGGTCTTCATGGGCGAAGATGTTCTTGCCGGTTTTCTTGTCCAGCAGCGAGATGTGCACGTGCAGGCCGTTGCCCGCCTGGCCCGGGTAGGGCTTGGCCATGAACGTGGTGTCCATTTCATGGTCGTAGGCGACGTTCTTGATCAGGCGCTTGAGCAGGATCGCGTAGTCGCAGGCCTTCATCGGGTCGGCGACGTGGTGCAGGTTGACCTCGAACTGCGCCGGGGCGCTTTCCTTGACGATGGCATCGGCTGGCAGGCCTTGCTCTTTGGCCGCTTCGAGCATGTCCTGCAGGCAGTCGGCGTATTCGTCGAGGTCGTCGATCAGGTACACCTGGGTCGACTGCGGGCGCTTGCCGGAAGTGGGCGAGCGTGGCGGTTGCGGGCGGCCGTTGAGGTTGTCCTGGTCGATCAGGTAGAACTCCAGTTCGAACGCGGCGCAGATATCCAGGCCCATGGCGTCGAACTTGCTCACCACCTGGCGCAGCACTTCGCGCGGGTCGGCGAAGAACGGCTCACCGTCCAGCTCGTGCATGGTCATCAGCAGCTGCGCGGTCGGGCGCTTCTGCCACGGCTCGTCGCACAGCGTGCCGGCAATCGGGTAGCAGATGCGGTCGGCGTCGCCGATGTCCAGGCCCAGGCCGGTGCTTTCCACGGTCGAGCCATTGATGTCGAGGGCGAACAACGAGGCCGGCAGGTTGATGCCCTTCTCGTACACCTTGTGCAGGCTGGCGCGCTCGATGCGCTTGCCGCGTACCACGCCGTTCATGTCGGAAATCAGCAGATCGACATACTGCGTATCCGGATGGGCCTTAAGGAAGTCATTCATCTCGCTGGAAGTACTGGCGCACGGGGTGACCGACGTCATGGCTTACATCCTATGATTTGCTGCGGCGATGTGGGGGATACGGCTGGCGCCTCACGGGCGACGATGGTTGCAGCTGTTGTTCTTTTCACTTTCCCATCGTGGGGATTGGTTACCCGACCGGGCGCATTGATTCCCGGGGGCCGTTTCACTATAAAATGGCCCTCACGCAACAGACATTGGCAATTCGGCAAGCAGAGCGTGCACCAATGCAATATCAAATTACCCACGCCGACCTCTCCCTGGTCCTGGCACTGGAACGCGGCCGCTCACTGGCCAAGGCCGCCGAACTGCTCAAGGTCGACGTTTCGACCGTATTCCGCTCGATTCGCCGGCTGGAATCGGCCCTAGGCACCGCGCTGTTCGTGAAAAGCCGCAAAGGCTACCTGCCAACCGACACTGCCCAGGCCCTGGCCGAGCAGGCCGAGCGCGCCGAGCAGGCGCTGGATGCCGCACGCATCGCCATGACCAGCGGCGAGCAGGTGGTCAGCGGCACCGTGCGCCTGACCTGCACCGAGGCGGTGATGCACAGCCTGCTGCTACCGGCGCTGGCGGCATTCATGCCGAACTACCCGGCGTTGTCGCTGGAAATGGGCACCTCCAACACCTTCGCCAACCTCAGCCGGCGCGATGCCGACATCGCCCTGCGCCTGACCAACACGCCGCCGGAACATCTGGTGGGGCGCTGCCTGGGCTCCACCTCTTATGTGATCTGCGGTCAGCCGCAGTGGCGCGAGCGCCTGAACGAGTCCGCCAGCAGCGTGCCCTGGATCGCCCCGGACGACTCGATGCAGGACCACCCCACCGTGGTCTGGCGCAACCAGCAGTACCCGGGGCTGAGCCCGCGCTATCAGTGCAGCGGCATGTCGACCATCGCCCAGCTGGTGAGCACTGGGCTGGGCGTGGCAGCGTTACCTGACTATATGGTCGATGCCTTGCCGGGGGTGGAGGCGTTGAGCGGACCATTGCCGGGCTGCGATACGCAACTGTGGCTGCTGACCCGGCCGGATTGCCGGGCATTGCGTTCGGTGCAGACGCTGTTCGAGGAACTGACGCCGCGGTTGCGGGATGCGATGCTCTGAGGTTATCGTCAGGGTCATGTATCGAGGGCGTCTGTTGCGGCCCTTTCGCGGCTAAAGCCGCGCCCACAGGGTGCGGCGGTGTACCTGAGGGCAGCGCGTTTCCTGTGGGAGCGGGTTTACCCGCGAAGTAGCCGACACAGGGCTCGAAGGTGACCGCCGGAGAAAACAGCGCTTCCCTATTGGCTGGTGATTTTTTAAACTATCGAGTCCGCCTGCCCATATTGGGCTGCACGCCTACCGCATTTGCTACTGAGGAAGACCATGGCCCGCGTAACTGTTGAAGACTGCCTGGAACACGTGGATAACCGTTTTGAGCTGGTCATGCTCTCGACCAAGCGCGCCCGTCAGCTGGCTACCGGCGGCAAAGAGCCACGCGTAGCATGGGAAAACGACAAACCGACCGTGGTCGCCCTGCGCGAAATCGCCGAAGGTATCGTGACCCCTGAGTTCATCGCCGCTGAAGAGATCGTCACCGAGGATCCGGTCTTCGCCGCGTTCGAGGACGAGTCCAACGAGGCTGTCTGATCGATGCCCTGTCGACGTCGCGCGGCACAAGGCCCTCTTCCTCGGCAAGAGGTGAAACCATGCCGGGCATAGAAGCCTTAGCCGAACGGCTGTCGACCTACCTGGGCCCCGAACAGGTCAACCTGGTTCGCCGTGCCTATTTCTACGCCGAGCAGGCACACGACGGGCAGCGCCGCCGCAGCGGCGAGCCCTACGTGACCCATCCGCTGGCCGTGGCCAGCATCCTCGCCGACATGCACATGGACCATCAGAGCCTGATGGCGGCCATGCTGCACGACGTGATCGAAGACACCGGCATCGCCAAGGAAGCCCTCTGCCAACAGTTTGGCGAGACCGTGGCCGAACTGGTCGATGGGGTCAGCAAGCTGACCCAGATGAACTTCGAGACCAAGGCCGAGGCGCAGGCCGAAAACTTCCAGAAAATGGCCATGGCCATGGCCCGCGACATCCGCGTGATCCTGGTCAAGCTGGCCGACCGCCTGCACAACATGCGCACCCTGGAAGTGCTGTCTGGCGAAAAACGCCGGCGCATCGCCAAGGAAACCCTCGAGATCTACGCCCCCATTGCCAACCGCCTGGGGATGCACACCGTACGCGTGGAGTTCGAGGACCTCGGCTTCAAGGCCATGCATCCCATGCGTTCGTCGCTGATCCACCGAGCAGTGAAGAGCGCACGCGGCAACCGCAAAGAGATCGTCGCCAAGATCGAGCACTCGCTGGCCAACTGCCTGGCCGCCGACGGTATCGAGGGCGAGGTCAGCGGCCGGCAGAAACACCTCTATGGCATCTACAAGAAGATGCGTGGCAAGCGCCGCGCCTTCAACGAGATCATGGACGTGTACGCCTTCCGCATCATCGTCGACAAGGTCGACACCTGCTACCGCGTGCTCGGCGCCGTACACAACCTGTACAAGCCGCTGCCCGGCCGCTTCAAGGATTACATCGCGATTCCCAAGGCCAACGGCTACCAGTCGCTGCACACCACGCTGTTCGGCATGCATGGCGTACCCATCGAAATCCAGATCCGTACCCGCGAGATGGAAGAGATGGCCAACAACGGTATCGCCGCGCACTGGCTGTACAAGTCCAACGAGGACGAGCAACCCAAGGGCAGCCACGCCCGGGCGCGTCAGTGGGTCAAGGGCATCCTCGAGCTGCAGCAGCGCGCCGGCAACTCGCTGGAATTCATCGAAAGCGTGAAGATCGACCTGTTCCCGGACGAGGTCTACGTGTTCACGCCCAAAGGCCGGATCATGGAGCTGCCCAAAGGCTCCACCGCCGTCGACTTCGCCTACGCGGTGCACACCGACGTCGGCAACAGCTGCATCGCCTGCCGTATCAACCGCCGCCTGGCACCGCTGTCCGAACCGCTGCAAAGCGGCTCGACAGTGGAAATCGTCAGCGCACCGGGCGCTCGGCCGAACCCGGCCTGGCTCAACTTCGTGGTCACCGGCAAGGCACGTACGCATATTCGCCACGCCCTCAAGCAGCAGCGCCGCTCCGAGTCGATCAGCCTTGGCGAGCGCCTGTTGAACAAGGTACTGACCGGCTTCGACAGCAGCCTGGAGAAGATTCCTCAGGAGCGTATCCAGGCCATTCTCGCCGAGTACCGCCTGGAGCTCATCGAAGACCTGCTCGAAGACATCGGCCTGGGCAACCGCATGGCCTACGTGGTTGCCCGCCGCCTGTTGTCGGCCGAAGGCGAACAGCTGCCAGCGCCGGAAGGCCCGCTGGCGATCCGCGGTACCGAAGGCTTGGTACTGAGCTACGCCAAGTGCTGCACACCGATCCCGGGCGACCCCATCGTCGGCCACCTGTCAGCGGGCAAGGGCATGGTCGTGCACCTGGAAAACTGCCGCAACATCAGCGAAATCCGCCACAACCCGGAGAAGTGCGTGCAGCTCTCCTGGGCCAAGGACATCGCTGGCGAATTCAACGTCGAGCTGCGTGTCGAGCTTGAACACCAGCGCGGCCTGATCGCCTTGCTGGCCAGCAGCGTCAACGCTGCCGACGGCAACATCGAGAAGATCAGCATGGACGAACGCGACGGCCGTATCAGCGTGGTCCAACTGGTGGTCAGCGTGCACGATCGTGTGCACCTGGCGCGTGTGATCAAGAAGCTGCGTACCTTGACCGGCGTGGTCCGCATCACCCGCATGCGTACGTAGTCCGCCAACCGCAAGGAGTCATCATGAGCAAGACCGTCATCAACAGCGACAAGGCCCCTGCCGCTATCGGCACCTACTCCCAGGCGATCAAGGCCGGCAACACCGTCTACATGTCGGGCCAGATCCCGCTGGATCCGAAGACCATGGAGCTGGTCGAAGGCTTCGAAGCCCAGACCGTTCAGGTGTTCGAGAACCTCAAGGCCGTGGCTGAAGCGGCTGGCGGCTCGTTCAAGGACATCGTCAAGCTGAACATCTTCCTCACCGACCTGAGCCACTTCGCCAAGGTCAACGAGGTGATGGGCCGCTACTTCGAACAGCCCTACCCAGCTCGCGCCGCCATCGGCGTAGCCGCGCTGCCGAAAGGCGCCCAGGTCGAAATGGACGCCATCCTGGTCATCGAATGATGCCCCTGGTGACGGGTGCCCTGCCCGTCACCCTCTTCTGCAAGGTTATCCCGTCATGCGTCAAGCACTGCCCCTCGCGCTGGCAGCCCTGCTTCTGGGCGGCTGCGCCAGCCACAAACCCGAAGATTTCAACGGCACCTGGATCAACCAGGCCGCCATCAAGGCCGCCAGCAAAGGCGGCAGCCTGCGCCAGGCCCTGAACGAGCATGGTCCGGTGTTCGAGTGGAAGCTCGATGTCGCCAACCAGCAGGCCAGCTACAGTAATGGCTTCGAAGCGGCCGACGGCCAGCTGAGCG contains:
- a CDS encoding gamma-glutamyl-gamma-aminobutyrate hydrolase family protein, which encodes MSAIAVPLIGISACRQQVGKNSSHTVGDKYVEAAGFAGLPLILPARDGGSDTQALLARLDGIVFTGSPSNIEPHHYNGAASAEGTRHDLARDRLTLPLLQAAIAAGVPVFCICRGFQELNVALGGSLHQRVQELPGYQDHREPEDAPLEVQYGPRHPVSVAPGGLFERLGLAAQFEVNSLHSQGIDRLAPGLRVEARAPDGLIEAVSMPDAPGFVLGVQWHPEWRFADNPVSRSLFQAFREACIAHAAREA
- a CDS encoding glutamine synthetase family protein codes for the protein MTSVTPCASTSSEMNDFLKAHPDTQYVDLLISDMNGVVRGKRIERASLHKVYEKGINLPASLFALDINGSTVESTGLGLDIGDADRICYPIAGTLCDEPWQKRPTAQLLMTMHELDGEPFFADPREVLRQVVSKFDAMGLDICAAFELEFYLIDQDNLNGRPQPPRSPTSGKRPQSTQVYLIDDLDEYADCLQDMLEAAKEQGLPADAIVKESAPAQFEVNLHHVADPMKACDYAILLKRLIKNVAYDHEMDTTFMAKPYPGQAGNGLHVHISLLDKKTGKNIFAHEDPLQSDALRHAIGGVLETMPASMAFLCPNINSYRRFGAQFYVPNAPSWGLDNRTVAVRVPTDSSDNVRIEHRVAGADANPYLMLAAILAGIHHGLTSKIEPGAPIEGNSYEQLEQSLPNNLRDALRALDDSEVLNQYISPDYIDIFVACKESELAEFEVSISDLEYNWYLHTV
- a CDS encoding LysR family transcriptional regulator — its product is MQYQITHADLSLVLALERGRSLAKAAELLKVDVSTVFRSIRRLESALGTALFVKSRKGYLPTDTAQALAEQAERAEQALDAARIAMTSGEQVVSGTVRLTCTEAVMHSLLLPALAAFMPNYPALSLEMGTSNTFANLSRRDADIALRLTNTPPEHLVGRCLGSTSYVICGQPQWRERLNESASSVPWIAPDDSMQDHPTVVWRNQQYPGLSPRYQCSGMSTIAQLVSTGLGVAALPDYMVDALPGVEALSGPLPGCDTQLWLLTRPDCRALRSVQTLFEELTPRLRDAML
- the rpoZ gene encoding DNA-directed RNA polymerase subunit omega, with the translated sequence MARVTVEDCLEHVDNRFELVMLSTKRARQLATGGKEPRVAWENDKPTVVALREIAEGIVTPEFIAAEEIVTEDPVFAAFEDESNEAV
- the spoT gene encoding bifunctional GTP diphosphokinase/guanosine-3',5'-bis pyrophosphate 3'-pyrophosphohydrolase, with protein sequence MPGIEALAERLSTYLGPEQVNLVRRAYFYAEQAHDGQRRRSGEPYVTHPLAVASILADMHMDHQSLMAAMLHDVIEDTGIAKEALCQQFGETVAELVDGVSKLTQMNFETKAEAQAENFQKMAMAMARDIRVILVKLADRLHNMRTLEVLSGEKRRRIAKETLEIYAPIANRLGMHTVRVEFEDLGFKAMHPMRSSLIHRAVKSARGNRKEIVAKIEHSLANCLAADGIEGEVSGRQKHLYGIYKKMRGKRRAFNEIMDVYAFRIIVDKVDTCYRVLGAVHNLYKPLPGRFKDYIAIPKANGYQSLHTTLFGMHGVPIEIQIRTREMEEMANNGIAAHWLYKSNEDEQPKGSHARARQWVKGILELQQRAGNSLEFIESVKIDLFPDEVYVFTPKGRIMELPKGSTAVDFAYAVHTDVGNSCIACRINRRLAPLSEPLQSGSTVEIVSAPGARPNPAWLNFVVTGKARTHIRHALKQQRRSESISLGERLLNKVLTGFDSSLEKIPQERIQAILAEYRLELIEDLLEDIGLGNRMAYVVARRLLSAEGEQLPAPEGPLAIRGTEGLVLSYAKCCTPIPGDPIVGHLSAGKGMVVHLENCRNISEIRHNPEKCVQLSWAKDIAGEFNVELRVELEHQRGLIALLASSVNAADGNIEKISMDERDGRISVVQLVVSVHDRVHLARVIKKLRTLTGVVRITRMRT
- a CDS encoding RidA family protein, yielding MSKTVINSDKAPAAIGTYSQAIKAGNTVYMSGQIPLDPKTMELVEGFEAQTVQVFENLKAVAEAAGGSFKDIVKLNIFLTDLSHFAKVNEVMGRYFEQPYPARAAIGVAALPKGAQVEMDAILVIE